Proteins encoded within one genomic window of Argiope bruennichi chromosome 7, qqArgBrue1.1, whole genome shotgun sequence:
- the LOC129975583 gene encoding uncharacterized protein LOC129975583, whose protein sequence is MEEPQPGPSNIQIPVIKQEVNTSEEDSGSIPYVDSPDSPPKVEIRKASIATTQQLHDGIILLITSDSESQRSPNGSIAQHPLSEYYLLPLPPDALSANRRYSLQDKTGKNHQHHPERKASCPDTELHLTTDRRGSTCSNRRSELDVSKDRLTPTSFSSRRSSNASVCCHSSSRRSSSCSVGGHHHKRRPSNCSRRSSNSSVSHSRRSSTASHRSSPSHGSRRSSNCSRRSSHFDSDEETYLHHHHHHCHRGSRSSLDPIHRGSTASVDLGGIRRGSYLPPQQQKEELDEQEELEMGGIPPRHRRIIIMIIGSVSIFILVMSVVLIAVSLTLSPTIDDLENVGFPIPPN, encoded by the coding sequence ATGGAAGAGCCACAGCCAGGTCCAAGTAATATTCAAATTCCTGTCATTAAACAGGAGGTAAATACTTCTGAAGAAGACAGTGGATCTATACCATATGTTGACAGCCCGGATTCGCCTCCAAAAGTCGAAATAAGAAAAGCAAGCATCGCTACCACGCAGCAACTGCATGATGGCATTATCCTCTTGATTACTAGCGACAGCGAAAGCCAACGATCTCCGAATGGCTCAATCGCCCAGCATCCACTTTCAGAATACTACCTGTTGCCATTGCCCCCAGATGCATTGAGTGCTAATCGTAGGTACTCCCTGCAGGACAAGACCGGTAAGAACCACCAGCATCATCCAGAGAGAAAGGCTTCCTGTCCGGACACTGAACTCCATCTGACCACTGATAGGAGGGGAAGCACTTGCAGCAATCGCAGGTCGGAACTGGACGTCAGCAAAGATCGTCTGACACCGACTTCTTTCTCAAGCAGGCGTTCGAGTAATGCCAGTGTTTGTTGCCATTCATCGTCTCGCAGGTCCTCCAGTTGCAGTGTGGGAGGCCACCACCACAAAAGAAGGCCCAGTAATTGCAGTCGCCGTTCCAGCAACAGCAGCGTCAGTCATAGCCGGCGTTCTAGCACCGCCAGTCACAGATCCAGCCCTAGTCATGGCAGTCGCCGTTCCAGCAATTGCAGCCGCCGATCTTCGCACTTCGACTCGGATGAGGAAACCTAcctccaccaccaccaccaccactgCCACAGGGGTTCCAGGTCGAGCCTGGATCCCATTCACCGCGGCTCCACAGCCTCCGTGGATCTTGGAGGCATCCGTAGAGGCTCCTACCTTCCTCCCCAGCAGCAGAAGGAGGAGCTCGACGAGCAGGAGGAGCTGGAGATGGGCGGCATCCCGCCAAGGCACCGTCGGATTATCATCATGATAATCGGATCTGTATCCATCTTCATACTGGTGATGTCAGTCGTGCTTATAGCTGTGTCCCTGACCTTGTCGCCAACCATCGATGATCTAG